The following are encoded together in the Pedobacter sp. D749 genome:
- a CDS encoding GNAT family N-acetyltransferase yields MITITTSLTKDLQGILELQKQNLKQDLTPEQIKAQGFVTVSHSLDDLEKMHQHEPNIIAKDGELLVAYVLAMTEQSKNDIPRLVEMYESFDHIMYQGKSISNYHYIVVGQVCVAHDYRGKGLFDKCYNVYKDYFKKKYDFAITEIASINLRSMNAHKRIGFEVIYTYTDSSDVEWNVVVWDWKH; encoded by the coding sequence ATGATTACCATCACCACATCTTTAACTAAAGATCTTCAAGGAATTCTTGAACTTCAAAAGCAAAACCTAAAACAGGATTTAACACCAGAGCAAATTAAAGCGCAAGGCTTTGTTACGGTTTCGCACTCGCTTGATGATCTGGAAAAAATGCATCAGCATGAACCCAATATTATTGCAAAAGATGGTGAATTGCTTGTTGCTTATGTGTTGGCCATGACCGAACAATCTAAAAATGACATTCCAAGACTGGTTGAAATGTACGAAAGTTTCGATCACATCATGTATCAGGGGAAATCCATTTCTAATTATCATTATATTGTAGTTGGGCAGGTTTGCGTAGCGCACGATTACAGAGGGAAAGGCTTATTTGATAAATGCTACAATGTCTATAAAGATTACTTTAAAAAGAAGTACGATTTCGCCATCACCGAAATTGCCAGTATTAATTTAAGATCGATGAATGCACACAAGCGTATCGGATTTGAAGTGATTTATACTTATACAGATAGTAGCGATGTAGAATGGAATGTAGTGGTTTGGGATTGGAAACACTAA